Genomic segment of Apium graveolens cultivar Ventura chromosome 7, ASM990537v1, whole genome shotgun sequence:
GATTGTGAATATTGATGATTGTTGGAAGATTATGTAATGGGAAATGGtactttcaaatattttattgCCTTTTATTTTTAATAAAGTGTTGGCATTGCCCTTTGAAATGGGGAAGTTCTATTTTCAAATATTATATTGTATTTTTTTCATAAAGTGTTGGAAAAGAGTCATGTTAAGTGTAGCTATTGATATAAATTGTACATATTCTCTGTTggtaaatattaaaataaatgtTGGTAAAGATTTAAAAGTGTAGGTAAAGGCATGAAAGGTCTATATAAAAGTGTTACTATAGATAACAAGTTGTAGCTATTGATAAATTTGTTTTTCAAAATATAGTGTTACAGTAGCTTAAATTGTGTTACCATTAGCCTTATAGTTACACCAAATGTGATGTAACAAATATCATAATGGTGTTATCATAAGTCTATAGTTGCACCAATTTTAATGTTACCAAAACAACAAAAGTGTAGGCATAGATGTTTTATGGTTACACTTTTTCTGGTGTTACCAAAAATTGAAAAAGTGTTACCAAAGACCCCTATGGTAGCGCCGATATTAGTTACGGTCCAATTTTTTGAAAAAGTGTTACCATAGTCATTTTCTTCACTTTCAGCAACGCTTTTTGGCCTTTATTCACACTTTTTTAGGTGTTACAATAGGCCGTTTATGGTGTAGTGTATAACAGTATCAAGAAAAGATGATTTCTATTGGTCAGGATATAAACTTGATTGATCAAGAGCTGCATCTAGGTGAGTTTGCATCCTGACTTTTTCTCGCTTAGCTTGAAGCTTGTCAGCTAGCttctttaattttctttttttctttgGAACAGCTTCCACAATATCAGCCTGTTCATGTTCTTATATACCAGTAACCTCCAATGGTttacatttaatttaaaaataataggAATTTCAACATTGTCAGTATCTAATTCTTCAACTAAAATAATCCTTCCTGCTCTTGTATTCTTTTTCTTCTCTGCAAGTGCATGTCTAACCCTTGAGCCTGATGGTGTGTGTTTCTTAGGGCCAAACACTCTCCTTTCTCCACCTTGTACCTCATTTTCAATTGGTGTAGGTGAGACAACCCTTGAACCTGATTGGCCTACTGACACATTAGTTCCAGCTAATTGTGTAGATTTTGCAACTGAGTCCTTTTAGGAAGAATCATAGGTGGCTATGTGTTTGGTAGTGTGTTTAGAAACTGGGATACTTGGGTCAAGAACAGAGTGTGATGTGCCATGTCCCATAGTATTAGGATTTGATATAGAAtatatgtggcgccctccaaacccgggtcagaagttttgggtccacaacacaaacacaacatataaacctgtatataagatactatttgcaatgaccctgctttacataacacatatcgcaacaggttaaagtatgaaaataagccacaaccttaacttttattacatcgtaccaaatcccaactaatttaacttacaactgataataaaattattcttacaatcttactatctcactaccgcaataagctcctgctagctcgatccaactaaatctggaatcctagctcgtacattgaactgggaaacctcgctatcaaccgtatccttcttaaatgtagaatacataaaaagattcgcaagagtgagctaacgagctcagcaagtcacaatgacacTTATTtaaggttaatcaatgatcaaacgagatgactcagaggaatcaagtttattgctaaataatcattagaatttgatattcattttaagtttttaaaaccaaggttaggctgctgatcagtcacgcactaaccccgagcaaagcacacaacactgctctaactattggatccaaggcacacattggcctaacttgaccattgatatggtctgaccacaaatttggtccacatatataaaaaaaactatccaactctaaagcagttcaatatgataaacaatataattcgataaaacaagatcataatcaatgatggttaaacacttgaataagaacgtaaggaaactcatggataccTCAAGGGAAattcagggtatgtataagaaacggttttcagtttgtaaaaggatcaggtattagacaaataatgatttttcaaggtatagttctttgatgttataaagaatggtcggagtataaaagtttctgtgtttgcaaacaattttgttccagtgtttggtagttatacatttggggagtagtatcatatttgtgtgatttggtatctgatgatcaacaaaggatggtttataaagaataaggcttacgactcaagatcaagaaaaatcagggtttaagggtaaattatttatagcacttgcaatataaaacaggggTTATTTTGAATAGTAGCGACATGTTATGAGACAGTTCTAAAatatatttgcaatatattttgaagaaaagttcagaagtacttgccttacatggctttacaactattaatgatcaattctgagccgagtatgtcgctcaggctttaacgtccaaccactggatcccattggattcgacttcgacactcaggtttttctgttgaaacactactgagctcgtcgattgaccactaggttatctctAGTTCATTGTCCACTTTCAgttttccgactagaacctacagggtcgaaatactctatgttagttacccagttatgcttgacatatcctcgctataaCCTACCCATCCGATAGCATATTCCggctcgtaattattcatattataataccACAGACAACtattagggttcacgttctcgaaatcggttcagtgttcgttttcagaaaatatgtatactcgtcattttacgaaattagggttactgagttttggacagaacattcaccacaacatacaatcaagttcgtataatgtataaatatatatattcacttgacgtcccgataattaccaggtacgctcccgcatttccatagttgatttcctggaaatcgggcaacgtttcctttatttatcggactaacctgtcgaacatcccgacgtcaaatcaatcacaacacaATCACTAAGAATCCAATTGTCCAAGTCCCATCTACCGACTCAACCAACAATCACAATCACAATTCAATTAACGATACgactttttaaaataattaattatttttgttccgaaaaaaataattttacgaactaatttaatattttaaaattttaggactcagaataattcatcacggtccaccgtcgactcgccgaggctcatcgtcgacagCGGAAAAATCCGTCGGTTCCCgataatttcgggtttccatacgaacttctccgataaataattaaattaacaGTACCAACATACCAATTAATTTCATCACTAATTTCACTGAAATCAGAAAATTTCGAAACCACAACACGCGTATCACGCGTGGCTGCGGCTGGAAAAATACAGCAGTGGCCTGAAAAACGAAACAATAAGGAGGCAACATGAAAATAAGACGACATCACAACAGAACCACGACTACACATACGCAATACAGTGCAACACAAACACCTGAAGGAATACACACACGTGTATACACCCACCAGCAAGCGAAGCAACAGCAGCGGCGGAGCTTACCAGGAAGCAGCCGAGAGAACCATCAAAAAAAGAAAAGGAAGGAGAGAGGAGAGCAGCGGAGAGATTGAGAGATGGATACAGGGGAAGGGGTAAGCACAGTGGTGCTTATCTCTTTTTCTTTGATTAGCGAATTTAACAATAACAAGTGAATTAACAGAATCCTGCCACGTTTCTGTCCGGTTTGTAAGGATCATACACGTGTCCTTTATCAATTATAACCCGGTATTAATCCGTTTTCTTTGCATTTAACGAACAACTGCACGCATAAAAATAACTTgaaaatttctaaattaattttaaaatatcataaatagttcaaagttattaaaataatttttttcataatttttgaagtatTTTTGAAAAGTAACTCGTACTCGCATTTTAatattaacgaaccgagctgtatttaaaacaatttcataaaattacgaaaatagtcttataatattaaaaatatcccgaagtttataaaaacataaatttttaaatttttaaataatttctaaaatacaacttgtacccgctttttaacaattaatgaAATAACGTtcgggtgaaattaatcccaaaaatttccgaaataattttaaaattctcggaatattccaaaattaaatatatattactttcataatttttgaagaatcctgaaattaaatacatattttgcaaataaatgaaatcagaaaatcatccagggctaaataattaataaaatattgatttctaaattttataaattcccaaaaataattattgtaattataaaaccataaaaacaatttcagagacattccaaatatttatgcaaataaatttacattaaatccccttttaaaagtggaaacaattcaatacaatttcataattaattatgCGAACAAActggtacaccataaatcacacataaataataataaaacaatatcgagctgacaaaaactatacacatacttgatttatttaacacttccacaattacatatttaaataattcaaaattacacgagtcgttataatatCTATGTGGCATTACCCTTGTCAGGAATTGCCACATCTCCTTGGGTAGAACAGTCCTGCCAACAAATTTATCCTTTCTGTTTGGCCAAATCATGCACATATTTTGATGTcatttgaaaaattgaaattaattCATCAACATCAAACGAAACATCAGGCAAAAGATATGTAAAAAACAATTGCAAAAACCTAGTATAGCCTATGACACCATCTTTGTCACTTAACCCAGCTATCGGGAATTACATTATAGTATTGCCATAATTAAAGACATGACCGTATATCAAAGAGTACCCAATTTGAAGAGAAACTAGAGGCAATGCATCAAAATTGGATACCTTATTGAGAAAACCACGACTGATGCAATCAAAATAAAAGTTCCATTATTTTCTCAGCTTGGTCCTGAACAACTCTCTAGCCTTTGTGAGCTCTATATTGTGTCCTATGTTCCTGATGAATTCGAACAATGTGTTTGTAGGAGTCACAACCACAGTTTTATCACCAAAAACTGGAAGATCCATAGCCTTTTGTACCACTTCAATTGTAATCTCATATTCTTTATCATCACGAGTGAACATTATGATTCCTTTCTCAGAATCAATCTTATTCTTTGCAGTAGTCCAAATCCACATAATCTGCTTATACCAAACTTTTGCAGGAGATGTTAAAGAAAAACCAATATCACTGTATTCAAGAAAATCTTGAACCATATGAAAATCAGGGTGAATGTTAGTATGAGAAAATGGTACTTTGTAATTATTAGCAGCAAAAGTACGATCATGAAGCATGTACTTAGTAGAGATAAGCTTGGAAACAGAATCAGTATTCACCATATTTAAGAGTTAGGGTTTCACAAAGAAAATTTGAGTTCGATAGTTTTTGCAGAGTGAAGGAAGAAGGTGAAAATTTTGTGTGTATTATGTATGTGGTGAATATGATTAGTTTTGTGTAAAGCTGATATTGATGTAATTACACAGGAACACAAGTTACACATGGAAATAGCTAATTGGATGGTATTATTAGTAGACCAGATAATGTGTAAAACTAGTTAATTGTGCACGACTTCTAAGGACATTTGTGTGTTACTGCGCCTATAAAATAGTAATTACATTAATACATTATTTTGAATTATAAAAGACTCTCATATTTAGGAAcaaaaatcacttttaaatataCTGAATTATATCAAATATTAATTGAGAAAAATAGTTGTACAAAATCACAACATACTCACAGTCAGTATTTGAGCTTATCAGGATTCGATCACCTCATCAGGATTGGACTTTTCGGGATTTGTCTTACCTAGTCAGGAGCTCATTGTCCACGTCAGGAATTGACTTACCTTGGCATGACATGGTATGTCAGGATATGACCTTTCTTTGTCAGAATCTGATTAATTCAATCAGGATTTGACTGGTTACTTCTTTTCATAGCTGAACATTCCAAGTTCATGTATGAGCTTTACAAAGGTTGCTTCTGGTAATGGCTTGGTAAAGATGCCAGCTACTTGTTGATCAGTTGGAGCAAAATGAAGCTCAATTGCTCTGATATTTCAACTTTTAGGAACCAAACTGAACTAACCGAATTCTCGCATCAAAATAATTGCATTGTTATCAAATAAATGGTACATTACCGTTCTCTGTTAGTTGTTATAGTAATTCCTATTCATCTATCtcttccaaatattttataatctTCTTCTCAACTTCATTCCAATCCCATCTCTTGTAATTCTCTGCATATATTCCTCAACCGTCTCTTCAGTTCTTATACAAGCTCAACTACAATAACAAAATAACATACatgaaattaaataaataattgataTGGCTACTCTTGAACAAGAAATTTCACATTTATACGAGGACGACACATCAATCACTGATGAAGACAATGATAACAACGAAGAAGAGAGCTTAGAACCAGCTTCCATGAGCAGAAGGGCTACGTGCAGTCGTGGTAAAATATGGTTTCTAGGTAAAGTTTTGGACCCAAGGGCCTCATGGATTCAAGAAAGGAACCGAGTGTTCCTTTTGGTGTACGCCACTGGTTTATTTTGTGGATCCACTCTTCTTCTATGCACTCTCCACAAGTGAAGCTTGTGTGTGCCTGTTTATGGACGGTTATTTTTCCATCACCATCACTGCTCTCCGATGCATGACGGATTCATTACACTTATGAAATGTGTGGTTGCGATTGAAGATAAATAAATGGCCTCACGCTGTCATTGCTGATGAAAGAAGCCGTCCACAAGATACTAGATCACGCACCGTGGCGATGCGCTACTTGAAGTTAATCTCTTTGTCATCCTACCTATTTCTCAGGTTCCATCTTACTATTtgtttattaatttattatattaGGTTGCTAAGTAATTAAGTTGTTCAAATCTAAATTCTCAATTTGTTGGTATGAtaaatatggtgaaatgtgatGGTCACTATTTTGTACACTAGCAAGACGGTTGAAGAGGATGAATTCGGGCTTCGAGATTCTCGGCGCCCGAGTACCTTCATGTCCATTAGTCGTTTTCGTGATAACAATGATCGTTAGATTTTAGGTCATATAGATGAGAACTGGtatatgtaatattaaaaaaagGCATTCACTACTATAATATGTTCGAGGTTCGAATTTCGTATACAATATATTGTAactaaatatttatattatttattttcaagTTATAAGTGAAGTATTATAATATATATCAAAACATAAATATACAAATACTAAAATTATTGGATGCACGGATTATAAAAAAGTCATATGATCGAAAGAAAATCGAATTCAAGATCTAACAAATTTTTATATCATTTAATCAGGTGTTATGAGCAAAGTTTACTTGAATCAAACATTCGCAACATGTTTTAGATCGAAAGAATTCTCAACTTATATCAATATATTTTCAGTTAACTCACAGTCTATAATACACTTCATTATAATAACTAAATATTATCTGCAAATTTTAAAACCCTTATATAAATATAATACTTCCTCTATCCCATTTATTTTTACCACATTTGCTATTGTGTCTGTCCAAACGTCAAAATTGTTATTCACATTCTCTTAATATGATAATTTAAGTGTTAAATAATTTAAAagttaatataattttttttgtggATATAGGTTTGTTCATAAAAAATAGGAAATCTGTTTGGTGACAAAATAAATGGAATGGCgtaaataatatttggttcatcTAAATTGTATATTGACCAGACATCATAATTAAATCAAACTTTAATTAGTTCCAATAATGCTTAATTATGTTATGTACATGGTTCATGTTATCTGTTTAATCATATAATTCCATTTATTTTCTGATGGTTGTTTAATTAGCTAATTTTTCATGTGTATCCATTGGAAAAAATACAACGGACTGCGCAATGCGCTATGTATCGTTTCACATTTTATCTGATACCATTAATTTTCTTATTATCTTTAAGatttcaattttcagtaaatgtAATGTGTCTTGCAATATaacaaaatataagtaattaaaaaaaaactTTTACATTCCGCAGTAAATTgatatatttatatcttttaattacaGTTATTCATATAGCTCTCATAAGCTACTATTCATATTGTTATCATTTATTGCTCCAATGTCCAATTATTTATTAAACTAAATTAACGTGTTCGAACTATTTTTCTTGATAGTGTGATTTCAAAAAAATCCATTAATTTTGAGTTGAGTTCATGTGTCTTTATTTTACAATTTCACTTATCTCTAACTTCTCTGTTTTACAGTGCACATGTAAGAGACACAGCATTCACACAATGATTGCATATGATAATCTCCTCATTACTTGAGTTGAATAACATACATTTTTTTTGTGTTAACGTGGGAAGTGGCATTTATCACTCTTATGATGCTAGTTGAATATTGTGGCAAAGTGTTGTTAACATTAATAGTTAAAAGTTTTTATATAATCAATCTAATGTATCATGCATAtctatttaaaaaataataatgaaTCGTGTAATGTGTTGCATTTTGTTTACCCTTTCACCAACAACTTAGTTCACCACCAACTTAGAAAGAGGACCCAAGTTACCACTTGAAATCTGTATCTTTCGTAATCCATATTCGTAAAATGGGAAACAAAATATAGCACATTGCGATCCATTTATATCTTTTTTTCAAATAAATACACATGATAAATTAgctaattatataaaaatataaactaCTAATGTAGACAATACTTTGCCAAAATATTGAAATCGCACCGTAACAGTGATAAATGCAGGTTCCaccaccaacacacaacaaatGCATTTAACTCAACTTAAGTAGTGAGAGGATTAACAAATGCAATCATAGTGTGATGTTGTGTCTTGTAAATTTGCACCCTAAAACAGAAAGTTAGACATAAATGAAATTGTAAAGTACAGACACATTAACTCACTCAACATAAATGGACATCCTTGAAATCAAACTACCACGAAATATAATTCAAACATTAAATTACGTTTAAAAATAATTGGACAATTGAGTAGCATATGATAATTATATGAATAGTAGTATATGAGAACTATATGAATaactataattaaaagatacacatataacaatttactacgaattttaaaagattttcttttaaaattacttaaattttgatattttgcaagacACGGGACATTTACTGAAAATTGACATATTAAAGATTATAATAGAGTTTTATAATATCAGGTAAAATGGGAAACTAAACATAGCGCATTGCGCGGTCCattgtatattttttttttcaaatggATACAAATAATAAATTAGATAATTAAACAACCATCAGATAAGAATTACAACTATATGATAAAATAAAAAACATGAAGCATGTATCCAACATAATTAACCATAAATTTTAAAAGAGATGTACCTTCTTTGGGCTGCCTAAAGGCTTTCATCTAAGTTTTCTATTGTTTCGCCTCACAGCCATTTTGGCAGGTCTTTCAGTACCTCCTATTCCATCAACAGTCGAGAATGTCGTGCCCACGCCAACACCATTAACCGGAACATTCTTTCATGGCCTACCCCTAGGCCTAGAAACAGTACCCTTCCTTGGTCGCCCTCTTGGTCTCTGTCCTATAACCAACTCTGTTGTTGTGGACTTCGCGGGCCTTTCACGTCCCTTCTTAATGCCACCAACATTTCCCACCAAACCAGATTCCGCACCAAGCTTCTTTAGCGGACGCCCCCTTCCTCTCTTCTCCAATATCGACCCCCCATTTCCAACTCCAACCATTCCATTATTAACCTTAGGAGGCCTCCCTGGCCTCCTACCAACCGAAATTGGCTCAGCCCCTACAATCGTCTCAGACACTACAATCGGTTCAGCTGCCACAATTGGCTCACCAACAACCATTGCAGCGTGCGACTTACGTGGCCTTCCCGGCCTCCTCTTAACCACCATCCCTCCATCAACCGCCTCACCAATGGGAACCACATTCGACACTGCCCCAATCGGATCAAAAGGAACAACATTTCCCACAATCCCCGAATTCCCAATCACCCCAACAGAAACCGGTGGAGCCTCCAAATCACCAACCCCACCACTGCCATTTGCCTGAACCTTCCTTGGCCTACCCCGCCCTCTTTTTGACCCAACCGAAACTTCACCAACACTCTCAATAACATATTCAACTCCAGGAAGCATATAGGAATGCTTATTCATAACAAGCCtcccttcattcctcatcttTTTGAGGTGATAAGTCAACAAAGTAGCATGACTCGGTGATAAATTCTTATTCGTGTTCTCGATAAACTTATCAATAGCTTGTCTGCTTGAGCCATCCTTCTCCTTCAAAGCTAAAATTGCAGTTGTAATCATCTGTATATACACACataaaaaaacaaaattaaaacataaaaactATTTATCAAAATTCAAGTTAATTATACAATTGCTGCTGTAAATTGTAATCATCTATATAAACATGTAAAAAAAAGCAAAATTAAAATCCAATAACTTTTTATCAAAATTCAAGTTAATTATACAATTGCGGCAGTACTCATCTCTCCCCCTCTATCCCTCTCTCTCCGCTCTTTCCCTCTCTCGCTATCTCTcttcttttcaatctatctccctctctctctctcatcaaCTATAATGACACAAACTTTACATCCAAAAAAAAATTAACCCACAACCAACCACCCTTTTCACTCTAAATTACAAATCCACGGCTAAAATCACAAACATAAACCCAAAAACATCATAAAAATCCAATTTTTATCAACAAAAACCAAAATAAACTATAAAATAAAATCTTTTTTACCTCATCATAAGGTGGGTTGTTGTTAACCTGAGCAGCACTGTTTTCAACGGCCACGTCAGAGACTTGAACGTCCGGCTGGGTCACCACCGGCGGTAGATCTGAGTGAGCTTTCATAGCAGTGAcaaaaaagaaaataatttaaaaacaaaataaaactaTAGATTTAAAATATAGATGTGAATAAGCAATGCAGATAAAGGAAAAGTTTAATTATATTTATAGATACAAAGATGTAAGTAGGTGTAATTTAGGTGAGGCGGGTGTTAGTTACAGGCATATAACTTAT
This window contains:
- the LOC141672323 gene encoding uncharacterized protein LOC141672323, with amino-acid sequence MKAHSDLPPVVTQPDVQVSDVAVENSAAQVNNNPPYDEMITTAILALKEKDGSSRQAIDKFIENTNKNLSPSHATLLTYHLKKMRNEGRLVMNKHSYMLPGVEYVIESVGEVSVGSKRGRGRPRKVQANGSGGVGDLEAPPVSVGVIGNSGIVGNVVPFDPIGAVSNVVPIGEAVDGGMVVKRRPGRPRKSHAAMVVGEPIVAAEPIVVSETIVGAEPISVGRRPGRPPKVNNGMVGVGNGGSILEKRGRGRPLKKLGAESGLVGNVGGIKKGRERPAKSTTTELVIGQRPRGRPRKGTVSRPRGRP